TTTAACAGACGGTACGCTGAGTTACTCAGCCACTGGTGAAGAAGTAAAACACTTTAATGTTAAAGACGGTGTTGGCATCAAGTTGTTGGGTGAATATGACGTCGTTACGGCCATTATTTCTGCTAAGGATTCTGCACCTCTCAAAAAACGTGTTGCTGACCTGGGAGTGGGGCACTTTTATCCGGGCTGCAAAGACAAATGGTCACAATTATCCTCCTTATTGGACGAGCTTTGGTTTACCCCCGAAGAAGTCTGTTACGTCGGTGATGATGTTATCGACCTTAAGGTTATGAAGCGTATTGGCCTGAGCGTTGCTCCTAAAGATGCCTTTTGGTTGGTGAGAGACCATGCGGATCTGATCACCGAAGTCAAAGGTGGTAAGGGGGTCGCCCGTGAAGTTGCAGATATTATTCTTGGTAGCAGGATGCCTCTCGATGAGGCTTATATAAAAGCCATGCTGCCAGAGTTTGAAAAACAAAAATCAGACAATTAATTCGGATAGATCATGAAAATATTGGTTACGGGTGCGGCAGGGTTTATTGGTTCATTTACCAGTAAGCAGTTTGTCGAACAGGGGCATGAAGTCGTTGGTATTGATAATCTCAATGACTATTATGATGTGTCTTTAAAGGAGTCTCGCCTGGATTGGTTGGCAGAACTGAATGGTTTTCAGTTTGTAAAAGCTGAACTGGCCGATCGCGATCAGGTTGAGGCTATTTTTGCTGAGCATCAATTTGATCGTGTCGTGCATTTAGCAGCCCAGGCCGGCGTGCGGTATTCGATCGAAAATCCACACGCATACGTTGATAGTAATCTTGTTGGCTTTGTTAATATCCTGGAAGGCTGCCGCAATCATAAGGTACAGCATTTAGTGTATGCCTCTTCCAGTTCCGTTTATGGCCTGAATACCGACATACCTTATTCAACTGCCGATCGTGTTGATCACCCGGTATCGTTGTACGCTGCAACAAAAAAGTCGAATGAGTTAATGGCTCATACGTACTCGCACCTCTACGGTGTGCCAACCACGGGATTGCGTTTTTTCACCGTGTACGGACCTTGGGGGCGGCCGGATATGGCGTATTTTGGTTTCACTAAGAAGATTCTCAGTGGCGAATCTATCGACGTCTATAACCATGGGAAAATGCAGCGCGACTTCACTTATATCGATGATATTGTTGAAGGTGTTACTCGTATCACTGAGAAAATTCCAGCGGGCGCGGGCGCTGATTGGACGCCGGAATCGGGGGATAGCAGCCGCAGTTCAGCGCCCTATAAAATTTACAATATTGGTAACCATAATACCGTGCAATTGGGTGAATTTATTCAGACCATTGAAGATGTTCTTGGCGTTGAGGCCGACAAAAATTACATGGAGATGCAGGCGGGTGACGTTGTTCGCACGTATGCCAATGTTGATGATCTGATTGAAGATGTCGAATTTGCCCCCAATACACCGTTAAAGGATGGTATTGAGAAATTTGCTGTCTGGTATCGAGATTATTACGGCGCTCAATAGTAGCCAATGATGAGGTTGCATCTCAGCGAGGCAGCTTGTATCGAAAGGGAAAGAAATGTCCGAATATAAAATTGTAATTCCGGCGCGTTATGCGTCATCGCGTTTGCCGGGTAAGCCGCTTCTTGAGTTGGCTGGCAAGACCATGATTCAACATGTTTACGAAAGAGCGCTGGAGACCGGCGTGAAAGACATCGTGATTGCCACTGATAACGAGAGAATTCAGCGGGAGGCTGTTTCATTTGGTGCTGAGGTGGTTATGACCTCACCAGACCATGACAATGGCACTGAGCGTATTGCGGAAGTTGCTGACATTAAGGGCTGGGGAGACGATGTTGTTATCGTCAATCTTCAGGGTGATGAACCACTGATTCCGCAGGAATTAGTCGAAAAGACAGCCCAGAGCCTGATTGATTATCCGCAGGCTGGTATGAGTTCTGTGTGTACTCCGTTGTCCGGGAGTCGCGATGCTTTTGATCCGAATGTTGTTAAAGTCGTTTTAGATAAGGATCAGTTCGCGATGTATTTCAGTCGTGCCAGCATCCCATGGGATCGTGACGGCTATAAGGATGGAACGGATGAAATGACGACCAAGATGCCAGTGTTTCGTCATATTGGCATGTACGGTTACCGCGTTTCATTTTTGCGGCAGTATCAGAAAATGGCAGTGTGCGCGCTTGAAACGACTGAGGCGCTCGAGCAATTGCGGGCACTTTGGTATGGCGTGAAAATTCATATGTCAATTATTGACGAGCCTCCGGGTCATGGCATTGATACGCCAGAAGATGTTGAGCGGGTAGAAGCTTTGCTGATGGACCGCTAATCAATATTGATCACCGCAGATAAATAAAAAGCCATAACGGAGCACCGTCATGGCTTTTTTGTTTTATATTTAGAAAGAATACTAAAAAAGGAACTGCCGATGATGAAGTCTTTGAGTTTATCTGAACGTTTGGGATATGCGGGTCTGATCCCGTTTGTATCCATTGGTCTTGCCGTGGGAATTGGTATTGAAGGGGCTGCAGAACTGTTCAAACTCTATTCGGTTCTGATTCTCGCTTTTATGGCGGGGGGCTGTTGGGGAGTGGAGCAGGCGAACCCGGAAAAAATTGACAACACATTGTTGGCATTATCGATCGGTGCTTTTCTCTGGGGAACCATAGCCTATTTTCTACCGATTAACGTTGCGGTGTTAATGTTATCGGTTGGCTTTGTGTTGCTGTTGTGGATTGAAGCCAACCCACTGTTTAAAACTGCGTACGAAGCATCTTATAAAAAATTGAGACTGATACTGACGTCCGTTGTGCTTGCGATGCACGTCTTTGTGTTTCTTTCAACGAATTACAGCGCATAAATGGCCGGTTGTGCGGCGCTTACAAGTGTATTCGCCGTGCTTCGCGGGTTGGTCGTGCACTGGTCCAAAGTTCTGTGAATTGCTCCTTGTAACGGCTGGTAGTTGAGCGGTCGTTAAAACACGCCTTTACGTCACTGCCACTGGCTAATAAATAACCATACGGTTCAAACAGTGCGCCGTTCATTTTTAAGCCACTGTGTACTTTAAGTTCAATACGGCTGCTTACTCTGGACGCCAGCTGAATCAGTGGATGATCGTTAATACCAGCATACTCTGAATCAATGAGTATCTGGATGTGTCGCTTTGTTGAGCTGCGAATAAAGCGCTTTATAGAGTCAAGCGAACTGCTCGACGACCACATGGGGTGTTGCAGATCATTAATCATGAGGACAATGGTCTTGGGACGATTTTGGCAGCCGATCTGAAACAGCCCCTCAATCGCTGCGTTGTTTTGATAGGTGTAAACCTGAGAGTCTTCACCGAGTTTAAAGTCATGACTGACACTGTGGTCGCGGCCAAGTATTTTGGTCATGGTCAGGTGGGGAATGGCTGCATCCCAGAAAAACTCAACTTCGGGAGTAAATCCATTTCGCAGGTAAAAATTAAAGGCCTGAGCTTGTACTGATGCTTTAAGCATTCGACCGCCCATTTCTCTTTGGTAGTAATCGCCCATCGTTTTGATCAGGCGCGATCCCCAGTGTTGATCGCGATGCTCGGCCAATACTGCCATACGGCCAAAATACCCATCGGCAAATAAGCGGGCACACCCGACCGGACGCTTTCCATCCATCGCCATAAAGTGCACGGCGTTACTATCTTTGTCGTCCCATTCTTCTTCAACCGGGACGCCTTGCTCTTCGACAAACACCCGCTGACGAATGTCTCGCAGGATATCTCTTTGTACTCGATCCGCCCAGTCGGCGATTTTTACTTCCACGTTGTCATACCTTGTATCTGTCGCGACCATCACTCAATCTTCAGTGTATAACAATTGTTGTCGGAATAGCGTGGTCAACAGGTTCCTTGCCTCTTGAGTGACTGCATGCCGCAAGATGGCTTCAATATTTATCGCATTGGCGTCGCACAGTTGTTCAATCAATGGCAGCTCGCTGGCTGCCATTATCAGAGACTGACCTTGATAGAAA
The Saccharospirillaceae bacterium genome window above contains:
- a CDS encoding HAD hydrolase family protein, which codes for MVHLPNVIKEKARAVKLVVFDVDGVLTDGTLSYSATGEEVKHFNVKDGVGIKLLGEYDVVTAIISAKDSAPLKKRVADLGVGHFYPGCKDKWSQLSSLLDELWFTPEEVCYVGDDVIDLKVMKRIGLSVAPKDAFWLVRDHADLITEVKGGKGVAREVADIILGSRMPLDEAYIKAMLPEFEKQKSDN
- a CDS encoding NAD-dependent epimerase; the protein is MKILVTGAAGFIGSFTSKQFVEQGHEVVGIDNLNDYYDVSLKESRLDWLAELNGFQFVKAELADRDQVEAIFAEHQFDRVVHLAAQAGVRYSIENPHAYVDSNLVGFVNILEGCRNHKVQHLVYASSSSVYGLNTDIPYSTADRVDHPVSLYAATKKSNELMAHTYSHLYGVPTTGLRFFTVYGPWGRPDMAYFGFTKKILSGESIDVYNHGKMQRDFTYIDDIVEGVTRITEKIPAGAGADWTPESGDSSRSSAPYKIYNIGNHNTVQLGEFIQTIEDVLGVEADKNYMEMQAGDVVRTYANVDDLIEDVEFAPNTPLKDGIEKFAVWYRDYYGAQ
- the kdsB gene encoding 3-deoxy-manno-octulosonate cytidylyltransferase is translated as MSEYKIVIPARYASSRLPGKPLLELAGKTMIQHVYERALETGVKDIVIATDNERIQREAVSFGAEVVMTSPDHDNGTERIAEVADIKGWGDDVVIVNLQGDEPLIPQELVEKTAQSLIDYPQAGMSSVCTPLSGSRDAFDPNVVKVVLDKDQFAMYFSRASIPWDRDGYKDGTDEMTTKMPVFRHIGMYGYRVSFLRQYQKMAVCALETTEALEQLRALWYGVKIHMSIIDEPPGHGIDTPEDVERVEALLMDR
- a CDS encoding DUF3429 domain-containing protein; translation: MMKSLSLSERLGYAGLIPFVSIGLAVGIGIEGAAELFKLYSVLILAFMAGGCWGVEQANPEKIDNTLLALSIGAFLWGTIAYFLPINVAVLMLSVGFVLLLWIEANPLFKTAYEASYKKLRLILTSVVLAMHVFVFLSTNYSA
- a CDS encoding GNAT family N-acetyltransferase, translated to MEVKIADWADRVQRDILRDIRQRVFVEEQGVPVEEEWDDKDSNAVHFMAMDGKRPVGCARLFADGYFGRMAVLAEHRDQHWGSRLIKTMGDYYQREMGGRMLKASVQAQAFNFYLRNGFTPEVEFFWDAAIPHLTMTKILGRDHSVSHDFKLGEDSQVYTYQNNAAIEGLFQIGCQNRPKTIVLMINDLQHPMWSSSSSLDSIKRFIRSSTKRHIQILIDSEYAGINDHPLIQLASRVSSRIELKVHSGLKMNGALFEPYGYLLASGSDVKACFNDRSTTSRYKEQFTELWTSARPTREARRIHL